The following are from one region of the Oncorhynchus tshawytscha isolate Ot180627B linkage group LG24, Otsh_v2.0, whole genome shotgun sequence genome:
- the LOC112223887 gene encoding eukaryotic translation initiation factor 3 subunit L, giving the protein MSYQTEETEEYDPYSYTNDDYLHTGDPKADLAYERQYEQQTYHVIPEVIKNFLQYFHKTISDLIDQKVYELQANRVSSESIEQKIYEIQDVYENSWNKLTDRFFKTSPWPEAEAIASLVGNDAVFLILYKELYYRHIYAKVSGGPTLDQRFESYYNYCNLFNYILNADGPAPLELPNQWLWDIIDEFIYQFQSFSQYRCKTAKKSEEEIEFLRNNPKIWNVHSVLNVLHSLVDKSNINRQLEVYTSGGDPESVAGEYGRHSLYKMLGYFSLVGLLRLHSLLGDYYQAIKVLENIELNKKSMYSRVPECQITTYYYVGFAYLMMRRYQDAIRVFANILLYIQRTRNMFQRSTYKYEMISKQNEQMHGLLAIALTMYPMRIDESIHTQLREKYGDKMLRMQKGDLQVFEELFSFACPKFLSPVVPNYDNVLPNYHKEPFQQQLKVFAEEVQQQAQLSTIRSFLKLYTTMPVAKLAGFLDMTEQEFRIQLLVFKHKMKNLVWTSGISALDGEFQSASEVDFYIDKDMIHIADTKVARRYGDFFIRQIHKFEELNRTLKKMAMSGASTIATAAATTTRAT; this is encoded by the exons GTGACCCTAAAGCTGACCTGGCCTACGAGCGCCAGTACGAGCAGCAGACCTACCACGTCATCCCAGAGGTGATCAAGAACTTCCTGCAGTACTTCCACAAGACCATCTCAGACCTCATCGACCAGAAGGTGTACGAGCTGCAGGCCAACCGTGTGTCGAGCGAGAGCATTGAGCAGAAGATCTACGAAATCCAAGATGTCTACGAGAACAG ctGGAACAAGCTGACTGACCGCTTCTTCAAAACATCTCCCTGGCCAGAGGCTGAGGCCATCGCTTCCCTCGTTGGAAACG ATGCTGTGTTCCTGATCCTGTATAAGGAGTTGTACTACAGACACATCTATGCTAAAGTCAGT GGAGGACCCACTCTCGACCAGAGATTTGAGTCTTACTACAATTACTGCAACCTCTTCAACTACATTCTAA ATGCAGATGGACCCGCCCCCTTGGAGCTACCCAACCAGTGGCTCTGGGACATTATTGATGAATTCATTTATCAG TTCCAGTCGTTCAGCCAGTATCGCTGCAAGACAGCCAAGAAGTCTGAGGAGGAGATTGAGTTCCTGAGGAACAACCCCAAGATCTGGAATGTCCACAGTGTTCTAAACGTGCTCCACTCGCTGGTGGACAAGAGCAACATCAACCGCCAGCTGGAGGTCTATACCAGTGGAG GCGATCCAGAGAGTGTGGCTGGCGAGTATGGCCGTCATTCCCTATATAAGATGCTGGGGTACTTCAGCCTGGTTGGGCTGCTGAGGCTACATTCTCTGCTCGGGGACTACTACCAGGCCATCAAAGTCCTGGAGAACATTGAGCTCAACAAGAAG AGTATGTACTCTCGTGTGCCTGAGTGCCAGATCACCACCTACTACTACGTGGGCTTTGCATACCTGATGATGAGGAGGTACCAGGATGCCATCCGTGTCTTTGCCAACATCCTACTCTACATCCAGAGGACCAGGAACATGTTTCAGAGGTCCACCTATAAATATGAGATG ATCAGCAAGCAGAACGAGCAGATGCACGGGCTGTTGGCAATAGCCCTGACCATGTACCCCATGCGCATCGATGAAAGCATCCACACCCAGCTCAGGGAGAAGTATGGAGACAAGATGCTTCGCATGCAGAAGGG AGACCTGCAGGTGTTTGAGGAGCTCTTCAGCTTTGCCTGTCCCAAGTTCTTGTCCCCGGTGGTGCCCAACTACGATAATGTGCTCCCCAACTACCACAAGGAACCCTTCCAGCAGCAGCTCAAGGTGTTCGCTGAGGAGGTGCAGCAACAGGCCCAGCTCTCTACCATCCGCAG TTTCCTGAAGCTCTACACCACCATGCCTGTGGCCAAGCTGGCAGGGTTCCTGGACATGACTGAGCAGGAGTTTCGCATCCAGCTTCTGGTCTTCAAACACAAGATGAAGAACCTGGTGTGGACCAGCGGCATCTCTGCCTTGGACGGAGAATTCCAGTCCGCCTCCGAGGTCGACTTCTACAtcgacaag GACATGATCCACATCGCAGACACCAAGGTGGCCCGCCGCTATGGAGACTTCTTCATCAGACAGATCCACAAGTTTGAGGAG TTGAACAGAACGCTGAAGAAGATGGCCATGAGTGGAGCCAGCACCATTGCCACCGCCGCCGCCACAACCACCCGGGCCACATGA